Proteins co-encoded in one Flavivirga eckloniae genomic window:
- a CDS encoding TlpA family protein disulfide reductase, whose protein sequence is MKLRKLLIFLFVFFSSLVIFGQIKVSEFIQTSKLSETDNNALYFIDFWATWCGPCIHASKYLETLQKQNPNNFYIISLTKENPEAVKQFIRKHKTGLAIAIDFKGETYRKHKVLSLPYGVLYNAEGTKLWEGHPAEFKQYHIKRYLKRNSKRIAVNEMFQTSIYKEETSKEAFVLNKDFEFFRLKEDLNFNSLQIKKLNGVLELKGNLKDILAYTLHVYKKQINLSEDLNESYQMQFKLDSNAFFNQTETIMKALSINKQLVKDKGEVLVFNIVKPTFWDTRQIEWGNDSPHFLIGEADIQADNVSLSRVKYQLSNLLETPVLLEDYVDDSKLHDWQIHYKYFDLMVANMNDNYGIKIEKKITDYTQYVITKKAP, encoded by the coding sequence ATGAAATTAAGAAAGCTACTTATATTTTTATTTGTTTTTTTTAGTTCTTTAGTAATTTTTGGACAAATTAAAGTTTCAGAATTTATTCAAACATCAAAACTTTCAGAAACAGATAACAATGCACTTTATTTTATTGATTTTTGGGCTACATGGTGTGGGCCGTGTATTCATGCATCTAAATATCTAGAAACTCTTCAAAAACAAAATCCTAATAACTTTTATATTATATCGCTAACCAAGGAAAATCCAGAAGCAGTTAAGCAATTTATAAGGAAACATAAAACAGGATTAGCAATTGCCATAGATTTTAAAGGAGAAACCTATAGAAAACATAAGGTTTTGAGCTTGCCATATGGTGTTTTGTACAATGCCGAGGGAACCAAGTTGTGGGAAGGTCATCCTGCCGAATTTAAGCAGTACCATATTAAAAGGTATTTAAAAAGAAACAGCAAACGAATTGCTGTTAATGAGATGTTTCAAACAAGTATATATAAAGAAGAAACATCAAAAGAAGCTTTTGTACTTAACAAAGACTTTGAGTTTTTTAGACTAAAAGAAGATCTAAATTTCAATTCATTACAAATAAAGAAGCTTAATGGAGTTTTAGAATTAAAAGGAAACTTAAAAGATATTTTAGCATATACATTGCATGTTTATAAAAAGCAAATTAATCTTTCTGAAGATTTAAATGAATCCTACCAAATGCAGTTTAAGTTGGACTCAAATGCGTTTTTTAACCAAACGGAAACGATTATGAAAGCTTTATCAATTAATAAGCAACTTGTAAAGGATAAAGGAGAAGTATTGGTTTTTAATATTGTAAAACCAACTTTTTGGGACACTAGGCAAATAGAATGGGGTAATGATAGTCCGCATTTTTTAATAGGAGAGGCAGATATACAAGCAGACAATGTGTCTCTTAGTCGGGTAAAATACCAATTGTCAAACCTATTAGAAACTCCAGTACTGTTAGAGGATTATGTAGATGATAGTAAATTACACGATTGGCAAATACACTATAAATATTTTGATTTAATGGTAGCTAATATGAATGATAATTATGGTATTAAAATAGAAAAGAAAATTACCGATTATACACAATATGTAATAACAAAAAAAGCTCCTTAA